The genomic segment TCTAAATAGAAGTCACCGGTTGAAAAATCAAAAATAGCTATTTTATACAAATTCCCATGGTTGGTGATCAAGGCGGTAAATCTGTTACTTTCTTCCAACATACCTTCATCTATGATGGTACCAGGTGTCAGTATTCTAGTTACTTTTCTATCAACTATACCTTTTGAGCTTTGAGGATCCTCCATTTGTTCACATATAGCTACTTTATACCCAGCATCTAAAAGCCTTTTTAAATAGTTGTTCAAGGCATGGTATGGAATTCCTGCCATAGGATGACCATTTCTTTTCGTTAAGACAATTTGCAATATTTCACTGACTTTTTTAGCATCTTCAAAAAAGGTTTCATAAAAATCTCCGAGTCTAAAAAGTAAAATAGAGTCTTTATATTCTTCCTTTATTTTTAGATATTGCTTTATCATCGGAGTTAAATCACTCATAATTGACCCTCCTCATATTCTTTGAGGCCTTGTTACTTTTTTAAAATCTAAATCTTGTTTTTCAAATTGGTTTATTGCTAATATAAAAGCTTTTTTTAATCAAAAGAAGGACGCATTGTTTCTGGCGCCCTCTTTTGATTTGAAATATTGATAAAATTTGGTTGATGTTATTCAGTCATTGTTTCATTATTTTTTGTTGTTTTCTTTAGTGGCTTCACTCTTCGTTGTTATTACTTTATCTATAAGACCATAGTTTAAAGCTTCTTGCGCGTTCATAAAAAAGTCTCTCTCGGTATCTTTTTCTATTTTTTCTAAAGATTGTCCAGTATGTTTACTAAGTATGTTGTTTAGGTCATCTTTTAATCTTAAAATTTCTCTAGCGTGGATTTGTATATCCATCGCTGTTCCTTCGGCGCCACCCCATGGTTGATGTATCATTATTCTTGAATAAGGTAAAGAATACCTTTTACCTTTTGTCCCAGCGGCCAACAAAACAGCTCCCATAGAAGCAGCCTGACCTATACATATAGTTGAAATATCCGGTTTAACATACTGCATTGTATCGTATATGCCTAATCCTGCGGTTACAGAACCTCCAGGAGAGTTTATGTATAAAAAAATATCTTTGTCTGGATCTTGAGATTCTAAAAAGAGTAACTGGGCAACTATTAGATTAGCTACATCATCGTTTATCGGTGTTCCTAAAAAAACTATTCTATCTTTCAACAATCTAGAATAGATATCATAAGCCCTTTCGTATCTTCCTTCAGTTTCTATAACTACCGGCATAGGTATTGCCATAATTTATCGCCTTCCTTTCTTGATCTTTTCTATAATTTTTTTGGCTTCGAGTGTAGATAACACTATTTGACCACTATCCATATAAATAATTGATTTGACCGCTTTGCCATATGAAGCGTCAATCAAACTGACTGAAGCACTTAATGGAGGTGGCAAATTTTCTAACTCGTTTTCATCTCCAAATTGAGTAACTACATCTATTCCTTGATAGATCTTTTTTATTCTACCAAATTGAACAAAAGAATCGGG from the Petrotoga miotherma DSM 10691 genome contains:
- the clpP gene encoding ATP-dependent Clp endopeptidase proteolytic subunit ClpP, with the protein product MAIPMPVVIETEGRYERAYDIYSRLLKDRIVFLGTPINDDVANLIVAQLLFLESQDPDKDIFLYINSPGGSVTAGLGIYDTMQYVKPDISTICIGQAASMGAVLLAAGTKGKRYSLPYSRIMIHQPWGGAEGTAMDIQIHAREILRLKDDLNNILSKHTGQSLEKIEKDTERDFFMNAQEALNYGLIDKVITTKSEATKENNKK
- a CDS encoding extracellular matrix/biofilm biosynthesis regulator RemA family protein — its product is MFIAVGKGVFVPTERIHSVVPDSFVQFGRIKKIYQGIDVVTQFGDENELENLPPPLSASVSLIDASYGKAVKSIIYMDSGQIVLSTLEAKKIIEKIKKGRR